One genomic window of Halogeometricum sp. S3BR5-2 includes the following:
- the arcS gene encoding archaeosine synthase subunit alpha: protein MTDYFEIHGRDGAARLGELRLAESVTTPALADEVTADAGSLWTAERTLPEGSEDVLTVLPHRSFPAGTDERVQESFAVDPPDVEYPSASVVSSETAADAGADAYILSDAGGFVGHAAAFREAIIGAKAALPADTALYLSGVATPRNVSTLAYAGVDLVDAKLARVKGRQGMYLTTESEYFLEDLEELPCTCEACRVPREEFTREDCAAHNVNVLRAELATVRRRIRDGRLRDYIEGQARHDQWLTAAFREFDQQYGYLEERTPVVRNSEISAASSDTIRRVEIQRFAERVTTRYRNRFDNPLVLVPCSATKPYSESQSHSQFHDAVQFRAHMASMTSPIGVVPSELELTYPAQHYDSVVTGRWSEDEKGFVATVLRRYLERNDYPRVIAHVPGDGYRDICERVDERVDVPFEYTVEDHPTTTDSLANLMSTLQGELKYSKREREHNTVSAIADFQFGDGAGDDLFADADIEMNSRYPKLQVWNEAGEQLATMVPQYGVLSFTLEGARVWSESDAPTKRVEIDNFAPHGSVLAPGVVDADDDIRVGDEVVVEGPKAFAVGRAEMFGAEMAESSRGVAVEVRHVEEK from the coding sequence ATGACCGACTACTTCGAGATTCACGGGCGCGACGGGGCCGCCCGACTCGGCGAACTCCGCCTCGCGGAGTCCGTGACGACGCCCGCCCTCGCCGACGAGGTGACCGCGGACGCGGGCAGTCTCTGGACCGCCGAGCGAACGCTCCCCGAGGGCTCCGAGGACGTGCTCACGGTGCTGCCGCATCGCTCGTTCCCCGCCGGCACCGACGAACGAGTGCAGGAGTCGTTCGCCGTCGACCCGCCGGACGTCGAGTACCCGAGCGCGTCGGTCGTCTCCTCGGAGACGGCCGCCGACGCCGGTGCGGACGCCTACATCCTCTCGGACGCGGGCGGGTTCGTCGGCCACGCCGCGGCGTTCCGCGAGGCGATTATCGGGGCCAAGGCGGCGCTCCCGGCCGACACGGCGCTGTACCTCTCGGGCGTCGCCACCCCGCGCAACGTCTCGACGCTCGCCTACGCCGGCGTCGACCTCGTGGACGCCAAACTCGCCCGCGTGAAGGGCCGACAGGGGATGTACCTCACCACCGAGAGCGAGTACTTCCTCGAGGACTTGGAGGAACTGCCCTGCACCTGCGAGGCGTGCCGTGTCCCCCGCGAGGAGTTCACCCGCGAGGACTGCGCCGCGCACAACGTGAACGTCCTGCGCGCCGAACTCGCGACGGTCCGCCGACGGATTCGGGACGGCCGCCTGCGCGACTACATCGAGGGGCAGGCCCGCCACGACCAGTGGCTCACGGCCGCCTTCCGCGAGTTCGACCAGCAGTACGGCTACCTCGAAGAGCGGACGCCCGTGGTCCGCAACTCCGAGATATCGGCCGCCTCCTCCGATACGATTCGCCGCGTCGAGATTCAGCGCTTCGCCGAGCGAGTGACGACGCGGTACCGGAACCGCTTCGACAACCCCCTCGTCCTCGTCCCCTGTTCGGCCACCAAACCGTACAGCGAGTCCCAGAGCCACTCGCAGTTCCACGACGCCGTCCAGTTCCGCGCGCATATGGCCTCCATGACCTCGCCCATCGGCGTCGTTCCCTCCGAGTTGGAACTCACCTACCCCGCCCAGCACTACGACTCGGTGGTGACGGGCCGGTGGTCCGAGGACGAGAAGGGATTCGTCGCCACCGTCCTTCGACGGTATCTCGAACGCAACGACTACCCGCGCGTTATCGCGCACGTCCCCGGCGACGGCTACCGCGACATCTGCGAACGCGTCGACGAACGCGTCGATGTGCCGTTCGAGTACACCGTCGAGGACCACCCGACGACGACGGACTCCTTGGCGAACCTCATGTCCACCTTACAGGGCGAACTGAAGTACTCGAAGCGCGAGCGAGAGCACAACACCGTGAGCGCCATCGCCGACTTCCAGTTCGGCGACGGGGCGGGCGACGACCTGTTCGCCGACGCGGACATCGAGATGAACAGCCGCTACCCCAAACTGCAGGTCTGGAACGAGGCGGGCGAGCAGTTGGCGACGATGGTGCCGCAGTACGGCGTCCTCTCCTTCACCCTCGAAGGCGCCCGCGTCTGGAGCGAGTCGGACGCGCCGACCAAGCGCGTCGAAATCGACAACTTCGCGCCGCACGGCAGCGTCCTCGCGCCGGGCGTCGTGGACGCGGACGACGACATCCGCGTCGGCGACGAAGTGGTCGTCGAGGGACCGAAGGCGTTCGCCGTCGGCCGCGCGGAGATGTTCGGCGCCGAGATGGCCGAGAGTTCTCGGGGAGTGGCCGTCGAGGTGCGGCACGTCGAGGAGAAGTAG
- a CDS encoding DUF7282 domain-containing protein gives MQRALAVFAALVVLVGGVPAGAAAQQSSDATVSFAAQPSGGSTVVVESVTLSEGGFVTIHDASVTEGNVLGSVVGTSAYLDAGTHENVTVHLDEPLTESGAFVAMPHLDTDGDRVYDFVADNGETDGPYTADGEPVVSQANVTVAATVSMSDQPTDGASVVVDRVELSEGGFVTVHDASVTEGAVFESIRGTSEYLAPGVHENVRVSLDAPVEEDATLVPMAHVDSDGDMEYTFPESEGETDGPYTVDGEAVVDTAEVTPSETANVTFAAQSTGGQSVVVDSAFLPEGGFVTVHDASVTEGAVFESIRGTSEYLAPGLHRDVRVSLDAPLNESATLVPMAHVDSDGNEEYTFPESQGEADGPYTADGEPVVAQADVTVSADVHMMPQASDGHSVVVDRVELSEGGFVTVHDASLFAGEVEGSILGTSEYLEPGVHENVTVTFDEPIRASQTLVPMAHMDTDGDEEYTFPEADGPYTADGEAVVDTARVSVNAVVTVSNQTTDGDAVTVDSVTLANGGFVTVHDASVTEGAVFDSVRGTSAYLAPGTHENVTVELSAPLEETTTIVPMAHVDTNGNEAYDFVTSEGEADGPYVARGGPVVATAEASLSGEMSGTGTEMGSGTEMEMTQTEMATDTSEMTDTEMTSETETNGGEATGTDGSTPGFGVAVAVVALLAAALLAVRRD, from the coding sequence ATGCAACGCGCATTAGCAGTGTTCGCGGCGCTGGTCGTTCTCGTCGGGGGCGTCCCGGCGGGCGCGGCGGCACAGCAGTCGTCCGACGCGACAGTATCGTTCGCCGCCCAACCGTCCGGCGGGTCCACCGTCGTCGTCGAGAGCGTGACGCTCTCGGAGGGCGGGTTCGTGACGATTCACGACGCGAGCGTCACCGAGGGCAACGTCCTCGGGAGCGTCGTCGGCACCTCCGCGTACCTCGACGCGGGGACGCACGAGAACGTCACCGTCCACCTCGACGAACCCCTGACCGAGTCGGGCGCGTTCGTCGCCATGCCGCACCTCGACACCGACGGCGACCGCGTCTACGACTTCGTCGCCGACAACGGCGAGACCGACGGGCCGTACACCGCCGACGGTGAACCCGTCGTCTCGCAGGCGAACGTCACCGTCGCCGCGACGGTGTCGATGAGCGACCAACCCACCGACGGCGCCTCCGTCGTCGTGGACCGCGTGGAACTCTCGGAGGGCGGGTTCGTGACGGTTCACGACGCGAGCGTCACGGAGGGTGCCGTCTTCGAGAGCATCCGCGGCACCTCCGAGTATCTCGCCCCCGGCGTCCACGAGAACGTCCGCGTTTCGCTCGACGCGCCCGTCGAGGAGGACGCCACCCTCGTCCCGATGGCGCACGTGGACTCGGACGGTGACATGGAGTACACCTTCCCCGAGAGCGAGGGGGAGACCGACGGCCCGTACACGGTCGACGGTGAGGCCGTCGTCGACACCGCCGAGGTGACGCCCTCGGAGACGGCGAACGTGACGTTCGCCGCGCAGTCGACCGGCGGGCAGTCCGTCGTCGTCGACAGCGCGTTCCTGCCCGAGGGCGGGTTCGTGACGGTTCACGACGCCTCCGTTACCGAGGGCGCCGTCTTCGAGAGCATCCGCGGCACCTCCGAGTACCTCGCACCCGGTCTGCACCGGGACGTTCGCGTCTCCCTGGACGCGCCGCTGAACGAGTCCGCGACGCTGGTTCCGATGGCGCACGTGGATTCGGACGGCAACGAGGAGTACACCTTCCCCGAGAGCCAAGGCGAGGCGGACGGCCCGTACACGGCCGACGGTGAACCCGTCGTCGCGCAGGCCGACGTGACCGTCTCCGCCGACGTCCACATGATGCCGCAGGCCTCCGACGGGCACAGCGTCGTCGTCGACCGCGTGGAACTCTCGGAGGGCGGATTCGTCACCGTCCACGACGCGTCGCTGTTCGCCGGCGAAGTCGAGGGTAGCATCCTCGGTACCTCGGAGTACCTCGAACCCGGCGTCCACGAGAACGTCACCGTGACGTTCGACGAACCGATTCGCGCCTCGCAGACGCTCGTCCCGATGGCGCACATGGACACCGACGGCGACGAGGAGTACACCTTCCCCGAGGCGGACGGCCCGTACACGGCCGACGGTGAGGCCGTCGTCGACACCGCGCGCGTCTCGGTGAACGCCGTCGTCACCGTCTCGAACCAGACGACCGACGGCGATGCGGTCACGGTAGACTCCGTGACGCTGGCGAACGGCGGATTCGTGACGGTCCACGACGCCTCGGTGACGGAGGGCGCCGTCTTCGACAGCGTCCGCGGCACCTCCGCGTACCTCGCGCCCGGCACGCACGAGAACGTCACCGTCGAACTCTCCGCGCCCTTAGAGGAGACGACGACCATCGTCCCGATGGCGCACGTGGACACGAACGGAAACGAGGCGTACGACTTCGTCACCAGCGAGGGCGAGGCCGACGGGCCGTACGTCGCCCGCGGCGGTCCGGTCGTCGCCACGGCGGAGGCGTCCCTCTCCGGCGAGATGTCGGGCACCGGAACGGAGATGGGTTCGGGTACCGAGATGGAGATGACTCAGACGGAGATGGCCACGGACACCTCCGAGATGACCGATACCGAGATGACCTCGGAGACGGAGACGAACGGCGGCGAGGCGACGGGCACCGACGGAAGCACGCCCGGATTCGGCGTCGCCGTCGCCGTCGTCGCCCTCCTCGCGGCGGCCCTCCTCGCGGTCCGGCGCGACTGA
- a CDS encoding ArsR family transcriptional regulator, with amino-acid sequence MKLSLPTDFDILEALSDGRRNSAANLAYIIGRDRSCINTRLPVLADYRLLARVGPAPRSGLYEITERGRAALDHREDYRRSEADFEDLLTAELSPSDDEVPSG; translated from the coding sequence GTGAAGCTGTCCCTCCCGACCGATTTCGACATCTTAGAGGCCCTCTCGGACGGCCGCCGGAACAGCGCGGCGAACCTCGCGTACATCATCGGCCGGGACCGCTCGTGCATCAACACGCGACTCCCGGTACTGGCGGACTACCGCCTCCTCGCGCGGGTCGGGCCGGCCCCTCGGTCGGGACTCTACGAGATAACCGAGAGGGGACGGGCCGCACTCGACCACCGCGAAGACTACCGACGCTCCGAGGCGGACTTCGAGGACCTCTTGACCGCCGAACTGAGTCCGTCGGACGACGAGGTTCCGAGCGGGTAG
- a CDS encoding pyridoxamine 5'-phosphate oxidase family protein, with product MRRTGPWSVDETTTFLGSATVPIRLACRTPDGGLWMLSLWYQWVGGDEPELCCATGADADVVRYLRANDEVAFEVSTNDPPYRGVRGRGTATVEPDEGKTLLRSLLERYLGGTDNELGAFLLDEGREEVRIRISPERLHSWDFTDRMRDVTAEADAPTPSRPRGPD from the coding sequence ATGAGACGTACCGGTCCCTGGTCGGTCGACGAGACGACGACGTTTCTCGGGTCCGCGACCGTTCCGATTCGGCTGGCGTGCCGGACGCCCGACGGCGGCCTCTGGATGCTCTCGCTGTGGTACCAGTGGGTCGGCGGCGACGAACCCGAACTGTGCTGTGCGACGGGCGCGGACGCCGACGTGGTGCGATACCTCCGGGCGAACGACGAGGTGGCCTTCGAGGTGTCGACGAACGACCCGCCCTACCGCGGCGTCCGGGGGCGCGGGACGGCGACCGTCGAACCCGACGAGGGGAAGACGCTGCTCCGGAGTCTGCTGGAGCGATATCTCGGCGGTACCGACAACGAACTCGGCGCGTTCCTGTTGGACGAGGGGAGAGAAGAGGTTCGGATTCGAATCTCGCCCGAGCGCCTGCACTCGTGGGACTTCACCGACCGGATGCGGGACGTGACAGCCGAGGCGGACGCGCCGACGCCGAGTCGACCGCGCGGGCCGGACTGA